The window CACTGCACCTCCGGCCACACTCAGTGCACTGGTAGGGGTTGGGCAGGAGGCCACCATGGTACATGGGCAAGACCTTCCCCCCGTGGATCCGGCGATGAGTGGTGAGCGCCGAGCTCTGGCTAAAGCCCTTCCCACACACAGGGCACTTGTAGGGCTTCTCGCCTGTGTGCGTTCGCATGTGGGTCACCAGCGAGGAGCTCTGCCGGAAGGTTTTCCCACACTCAGTACACTCGTATGGTTTCTCTCCTGTGTGGATTCTCTGATGTCGAATGATGGCCGAGCTGTCCCGGAAACGCTTCCCACACTCCTGGCACTTGTGGGGCTTCTCTCCGGTGTGGACTCTCCGGTGTATGATCAGGGAAGAGCGGTCACTGAAGCTTTTCTCACACCGGGGGCAATTAAAGGGTTTCTCACCCTTGTGGCTTCGCTGGTGGACGATGAGATGCGAGTTCTGGCTGAAGCTCTTCCCGCATTCATTGCACTGGTAGTGTCTCTCTCCTGTGTGAGTCCGCTGGTGCCTGATCACATTGGACCTCTGGCTGAAGGTCTTCTCGCATTCATTGCACTGGTAGGGCTTCTCGCCGGTGTGGATCCGCTGGTGTTTGATCAGGTCCGAGTTGCGGGTGAAACTCTTCCCGCATTCGGAGCAGCTGAAGGGTTTCTCTGCCAGGTGGATCCTCTGGTGCTGGCTCAGGTATGAGCTCCGGCTGAAGCTCTTCCCACACTCAGGACACTCGTAGGTTTTCTCTCCCACCTGCTGAGTCCAAATGGCACCATTCCTACACAGGGGTGGTGGCTTGTCCCCAGCAAGGATAACCTTGCTGATGTGGGCTCTGCCACTGTCCTCACACTCCCAAACTTCCATCCCACAGGGAGTTAGCATTCCTTGTCTCTTTCCAAAAGATGTCTCCACCTCACTTTctgtctccagctcctgctTGTGGTCCTGTCTTTGGTCGGTGTCCTGGAGGTTATCTCCTTTGAGCTTTTTGGAGGAGAACAGATGCAGTTCAGCTCTCACAGGACTTTCCAGAGGAAGCTCGCCCTTCTGTGTGTCACCCATGGTCCTGTCACCTGCTGGAACGAACAGAGGAACTAGCAATGAATAACCTGCTCTTCTCTGAGGGAGAAGTCCAAACAGGGCAACTGCAGAGACCTGCTGCACATCAGCCACCCATTGGCTAACAGCAAAGGAGCCAGCCCCTCAGTATGTTCTCTGGGCAGAGTGAGGGCATGGAGACTGAGGAGTGCGGGAAGGTAGTGTGATCCGAGGATGGGCAGCCACTGTGGCACAGATTGCAAAGAGGGTCCCCTATCATAAAGTTACAGCCCTAAAGGACAAAACTTGTCACTTGCTTGTCCTCAAAGTTCCTACATCTAGCGAGGTTAGAGGAGCACCACCACTGCTCTCCTCAACAACCCCCCTGTAGCTGCTTCTTTTCCTATTGCCTGTGAATTGCCGCTCGTCTTGCAGCGTTCCCATGCTTGATCAAGGAAGGAAGCAGCCAACACCACAGGAACATCCACCCCTGCCCAGTagactattttctttcttctttatagTCATAGCCCTTTCCCTTAAAAAGAAAGCCCTACATATTCTGCAGCAAATTGTATCTAGGTTTTGTCTACAGAACAGACAGGCGAGTGTAAAGATAAACTATTTTATTAGTCAAGAATGGGAATGAATATTTGGACTGAAACATTTAGAGGATCCTGATTTTTTGTTAGTTATACTCATGGAGAAGACACCTTGGAAATGGCTGCTGGAGTATGAGGTTAGCCAGTTAGCTAGATGGTACCGCTTACAGAGTTAACATCATCCTCTTACGTGTAGGAGGTCAGAATATGAGGTAAATGCAGCAGGATAAATCCTTCAGGTTTTGATTCAGGTGATCTGCAGATTTTGGAAGACACAACTGCACTGTGTTTACAACACTCGGGGCTAAAAAACATTTGTAGTACAAATAAAGGTATAGCACTGGCCCAAGGCATGCACCTCAAGGCAGTGAACTGACcagtaaaacattaaaaatgttgtcagtgtgaaaagaagaaaaagccacaCTGTGGTTAGTTATGCTGCTAACTTTCTGAGTATAAtctttgctgaaaaatactcaggatttaatttcattttggatAGGGTCTTTTTGAAAGGGTATTAGGTACCCCAGAAGTGTGTTTCATCTTTATCATATCCTATCTATGCATCTTCTCGAAAGCAGAATCTATCTAGTACAGGAGCAGAAGAGGCAGGGTGTGTATGGAGCGTGCAGCACAGTACACACCAAATTTTCAGCattcagctcttcccttcccttcccagacATGCTCTATTCAATTTCCTACCTTGTGAGCAATCTCTCTACTGTCCTGGTGTTTAGCTGCTTCTGGCCACaaagctgtttctcttcacTTCATCCAGGAGCTTAAAGCCAAGTCAGGGACTGCAGATCCTgatcagaggaaagaaaacagatgtaatAAATACCCGTCATAGTAGTGGTGCTGTAGAGTGAGATTACAGGAGACTAAGTATTTAGGAGACAAAAGCAACCTTGACCAGAGGAAAATCATACCCAGAAAGATGAGTAAGGGTCACTACTGTCTGTTCTGCCACGCACACCGTGACACCACTGTTTGGGTCCCATAACCAGCTCACATAGCAAAGATGGGGTCAACTACACATGCTGTGGAGAGCTGCCTGCCAGTTTGCTGCCTACTCACAAGTGTCTGGATGTTCCTCCTGCTGTGCTTCCAGACCAAAAATGTCTCCTATTAAGTTTTGTATAAGAAATATATTGATTCCTCAAACCATTTTCTCTCCATCGCCTTTCTTCCTAGTGAACTAAATGAGAACATAATGTAGTTAATGCAGTTCTGTTCTGCAGCCGGAGAAAAAATGCCACCTTCACAACTGGACTGTTTTCTGCGTCTGTCTAAAGTCCCATTTATTGCCTTTACTGAAGGCGTATTTTGCTTGGTTGGTCTCAGTGGCTCAGCTAAGCACGCACAGGTCTGGGCAAGAGAAGAGGTTTTGCTCTGCTCACACATTATTGACAGAAGCAGTCCAAAGGCAGAATTTCCAGTCCTGTGCTCCAGAAAACTGGCAATTTGGCTGCCTCATTCCAAATGGAGTTTACAGGGCTGGTAGTGagcagaaaaaacccagtcACACACAGCTGTTTATGCAGGAACACCAAGATGATTTATTCTGGCCAGTTTTGACCACCAACATGCAACCCCACCTCTCAAGGATCACTTTTTCAAGCAGAAGTACACCGTGCAGGAGGGCAGTTTGAGGGATAGGAAATTAGGTCACCCATTTTTAGCTTTAGCACTACGTTTGTGCAGTGGTGTTTGTACAGAGGCTTTTTAAGATTCTGAGGGCTCAGTGATGTCCTAGAAATGTACAGGTTACACAAAGAAAACGCTTAAAACCTACACATGTGAATGCCAGCTCTGCAATGGCGTTGCACCATTTTGGTCATGTGGATTCCCACCATGCCACTAGGAACGAATGTAAAATTATTCATGACTGGGTGttcataagaaaaagaaatgtaaaccagcatcttttcctttcaaagtgAGAAACAAACTGAACTGGCTGCTCAGTGGTGTACCAGAGGAGAGTACTGCAATAGACGTCAGTTGCCAGACCCTCCCAAAGACAGAGGGAAGATTTCCCTGGCTGCATAACACCACCATGATAAAAGAAAGCTCCtgataaaatggaaaactggCGTTCTGTTGGCTCTGCCTCAGCCTGGAGTCCTGTCCTTGCTGCTCCCCACTGCCTCCTCCACAGTGGATTTGGTGGGCATCATCCCTTGGGGAGAGGGTGTTTCCactcctcccagcagcaggctgcagctgcaggtgctgaTCCCAAGTAAGAGGCAGGGAAGCCTGAGGTCTCTCTCCCCAGACAACACTCATCCACCTACAAGGCAGTACCACTTTGTAGGTGAGCCTGACCCTGCTGAACCATCCTTCTAATTTTAGGGGAAATGTGTCCTTCTGGTTCAGTCCCGTCCTGCTGTTGTTTGAGAGCCACTGTAAGCACGTGGTCAACACGCACCCTAAAATGGTAGGTGAGCACCTACAGAAGGCAGAAGATGGTTGCAGGAGATGACTGATGTTGCATAGAGCCAGGCAAGTTGTGGGATACAACAGAAAAGCGTGTTGTGCAACAGGTAGTAAAGATCTGTCCCTAAACAAGATGTGAAACCTGGACCACCACCGAGCACCAGACAGGGACAAGgtgccagcctgcagagcagccacGTTTGGACAAAGGCAAGTCCCCAGGCCTGACGAGGTAACCCAGTCCTTGTGAGGCCGACTGAGGAACCAGAGAGGtgaccagcagcacagggaggtgacgggctgtgctgagctcctgTGAAGATGGACAGATAGAGGCCAAGGGGCTGCCCCGTGAAGGATGAAGGACGTGGCTGGCCGGGGGTGGACGAGCCACCACTAAGACCACCGCAAGCCTTGAGGAAGCAGGAGAGACATGGAGaacagaaagctgcagtgcaTGTCACCCTGGGGAAACCGAACTCGGATAAATCTTGAGTTTGGGCCCAGCGGCACTGAGGAGGAGGGCAGACCCCGCCGGGGACGGCCTGTGCCCGAGCTCAGCCTCAGGCAGGCGGCCACCGCTGCCTCCCCCAGCACGGACCCAGCGGGCGgcgctggggcaggaggggaggcaCAGCTGGCACTGAGGGGCTGTGACACCACAGCAACGCCACCGCCACCGCCCGCTGCCTGGAAACCTGATGCGGCAGTGGGAGGCGGGCCGAGCAGCAGAGGCGACACctccagcagggcagggaccccaggctgTTACAGGCACCGCACGCGGCGTGATGTGGGCGAACTGGGCCTGTCTGGTTCTGTCTGGTGAGTAGGAAATGCCTTTCCGTCAGGCCAGGCCGCGAGGAAGGGCAGCCGACCTGGCTGCTCTTTACCCCTCCCCATCACCCCTCAGCTTTGGCAGTTTGGACACAAGGGGAAGAGACAGGAGCACCCTCGAACACCTCAGGTGGAAAGATCTGGGATGTTTAAAATTTTGCCAGTCTTCACCCATTGGAGCTGGTATTTTATTCATTGAGGAGGGCCAGAGAGTGACCCAGGAGCCAGGGAGGAGGGCTCGAGCTGACCAGACATGAGCACAAAGGCAGAGATTAGACTTGACCTACAAAGCCAGAAGGGAGGAGCTGGCCAGGTGATACAACTGGGGTGGCAGGAGAAAAGGATCTGAGAGAGGACCTTGAGTAAAGGCAAACAGAAAGGGATATATCTGAAAGCAATGGATAGAAAGGCCAGGCTGCTCTGGCCACATCCTATCAGGAGGCCATGGAGGGGTCTCACATCTCACAGTCTCCTCGTTCCCTGCTTTCTGcaaaccccccacccccagtcaCCTGGCAAAGCGGTGTGCTGTCCTCTCCTACTGCCTCACTGCGACAGCCCCTGGTGTCCTCTTGGGAAGAAAGTTACATGCTTTTGTTTAACCCTGCTGCATCTACAGACGGATAGGTCTTAATAAAATGGCATAGATGTTAACCAGATATAGGCCACgaggaagtttttcttttcttttcttttttttttttttttaaaaaaaagatattacaGGTTAAGAGACTTTTACAGAAGTTGCAAAGTCAAACTTGGAGCATGCCTGAATCACAGTCACTTCGGAACATTAGATTTGTTCCTGTCATGTATGGACATAGTAACCCAGCACTTTAATTAGCTGGCTTCACTGTTTTCACATGGGTTTTATCTTCTTTAGTCCCTGGATGGACACCACCTTTCTAATGAGCAGCTTATTCAGTACGTTATGTCACCCTTACTGTTCAGTGTTTGACTCCAATTTATTTACCTGAACTCTGCTATAGACAGAATGGCTCATTTCCTCATGAACTTTTTACATACTCTATGTTTTAGAGCTTCACAGCTATTAATAGGCTTATAGGGATTTTGCAAATGGCAAAATGAGGTCAGTGAGGGATTAAAGTAAAAAACATCCACTACTTCTAGAATCTCAGTTTGAGATATCTCAGCCCTGGCTTCTCAGAGTACATACGTTAATGTAGCACTTACTTGCCATTCAAAATACACCATATGCAGATTCCAAAACTGCAAGAGAGCTCAGCCTTCCTATAAATGGCAACCCAGAAGGTAAAGGAAAATGCCATTAATAATATGTTACGAAACCTGGTACTTGTTTAGCATCCTACAGGAGCCTCTGTTGTGtagccaaaaataaaacctacttGTTGGAAGAGTATCCACAAAACTATCCATGCCCTTCCAGTGTCTTCCTGATTCATTCTTCCATACACCTTCCAAGCTGTGGGAAATGAGGCAGGTGTCCTGAAAATAGTAAGTGCCTAACCTAGGAAACTGATTCCTTGCCAGAGCAGGTCCAGTCTCTACACTTAAAGAGCTGCCAAGTCTTTAGGAAAGAAGAGTAGGTtgctgtgtatttaaaaaatgtataaaaagcGTATGCAAGAGGAGGTGAAATTATGATTGCACATGAAGCTTTTCTTTGGGCACAACTAACCTCCAAAGGTTTGATTTCACAAGCTTTCATAATGTACAGGGAAGAACTGACTTGAAGTTTTGCATAATGGTTCAGTGAATGCTTGGACCATTGTAAGGGCATACACATGTCCACTGGAGCACGCTCCATTAACTCAGGGGGTCTGGACCAACTTACCCAGAGGAACAGAACCTGCAGAGGCTAAAATCTTGAAAGGAAAGAGTATCCTTGATCCAGCCCCGACAGCAGAGGTACATTTGCAGTTTCAGCCATGACTGCCAAGATATTTCTCCCAGTTCAAGATTTTAATCTCCAGAGCTTTGGTCAAGGGCTCTCAGCCATGTATTGTCCCCAAAATACCACACCCTTTCAACATGGGTGGAGCAGGTTTTCCCCAGCTCTGGACCCCCTGTCTTGAGCCTGTTATTGCATTTTCCCTGTGCTGGATCCTCCACCCTGAGAAAGCAACAGAGATCTAGGTTCAGCCCTCCAGCTCTTCTGAATGTGCCATGGTTAGcgtttccttctctctctgactctttgcattttattttttcaccagTGCTCATGGCTTGGGGCTGCACAGCTGGCCCTTGGGGTGCAAAGGCGCAGCAGCCAGGAACACCACTCTCTGACCAAGAGTACCGTGAGTTCTTTAGGTCTCTCCGGACTGCCCGCCACGCCAGCACTGCTTGCCTCCTTCGTGCACTGTACGGCTGCCAGAACCCCCTGGTCCAGAGACTGGACAAGTACGAAAACCACGGAGTCATCCCTGAGGGTAAAGCCATCATGACTCCCAAGGGCAAGCAAGATGGATGGTGGTCCTGCATGGCCAGCCCTGGACCTGATCACTGGGTGGGGATGGTTCTCAGAAGCTGGTGGGGGAGAGGGGTGGGTAGGAGTCCTGCAGTGAGGAGAAGACACCTCTGCTCATGAGCATCCTCTCTCACACTTGATTGCATCCACATATGTCCCTAGGACCAGCCTCCTCTCACACTTTGGGTCATGGAGATGACCAAGAAGCAGTGGAGTTTCTCACCAGGGTTCAGGGAGGCACCCAAATGGCATGGGGGTTTTAATGGAGCAATGTCATTCAACAGTGAGGTTATTGCTGAGGGCTAGTGGGACCCCAACACTATAGTTTATCACCAAGTTTGTGTCTTTATTTGCCTCTTTCTAGGACCCGTATGCTCTGAACTGCCAAGAATTTCTGCCTTCCCCAACTTCtgcaccttttctttttatcgCTGTACTAGGAAAAGATATTTCATTAAGGTGAGTTATTCAGCTATTTCCTGAGGACCATGGTGTGCTCTGGGCAAGTAATGGGCAAAGGGAGAGTCCTGAAAATGAGGAAGTGGGAAAAGAGTAGGCTGAAAGACAGAGAGGATAGAAGAGAGCCATGGGCAGCCTGCCTTCTGGGGGCAATCACCGAGCTGACTGGTGGGCTTACACTGATGGCACCTGCACCCACATGCCAAAAGGAGACTTTGCAGAAGGTATTCTTCAAGAAAATGAACCTTTGAGGATCACCT of the Falco cherrug isolate bFalChe1 chromosome 5, bFalChe1.pri, whole genome shotgun sequence genome contains:
- the LOC102055775 gene encoding zinc finger protein 501-like, giving the protein MGDTQKGELPLESPVRAELHLFSSKKLKGDNLQDTDQRQDHKQELETESEVETSFGKRQGMLTPCGMEVWECEDSGRAHISKVILAGDKPPPLCRNGAIWTQQVGEKTYECPECGKSFSRSSYLSQHQRIHLAEKPFSCSECGKSFTRNSDLIKHQRIHTGEKPYQCNECEKTFSQRSNVIRHQRTHTGERHYQCNECGKSFSQNSHLIVHQRSHKGEKPFNCPRCEKSFSDRSSLIIHRRVHTGEKPHKCQECGKRFRDSSAIIRHQRIHTGEKPYECTECGKTFRQSSSLVTHMRTHTGEKPYKCPVCGKGFSQSSALTTHRRIHGGKVLPMYHGGLLPNPYQCTECGRRCSDRSTLAKHQTTHAEERPYICVECGDSFRRSSALNVHLRIHRGERPYKCEECGKTFRHSSALGAHLRIHAGAKPYECSECGKSFRKSSTLKMHLKIHAAKKPYKCTVGRRMLTSCSLLP